The genomic window TGTGCCTAGATCCCTTAGGGGAATTAGCTTAGTCTATTTGGCCCATTTGAATAACTGGAGATTCACTCATGGCTTATGACTCTATCAGTGCTGATCCACAGTCTGCTGTTTCTACCCAGACCCGGGCAGCTGCGGCCCAAATCTGGCAAGAACTGTCTCGCTCCGGCATGGTTGTTAATGCACCCTGCCTAGGCTTTACCGATGCTCGTGCCGAAGAGTACTACATTGATATTCCCGATGAGCAACAGGAGTTGATCGACGTTGCTCAGGCTGCTTTCCCTCCGAAACCAGGCCACTGTGTCATTAAAGAAGCAGGTCATCATTGGTGGCGCTTTGCCCTGCGCTAGTTTTACTAGAGTTTCAAGCATTTGCTTTGGTCATTACAGGACGAAGTACTCAGATTTAGGCTGCTCAGGTTTTGTCAGATGGGCCTGCTGAGTACTTCGTTTCCTGATGATGAAATTTATGCCAGAACCTATGCGAAAATTGCCGGGGTATTTAGGTCAGGCAATGGATCGTTAATGTTGGAAATCTGGACCCCGTGGATTGGCTTAATTGCAGCTCTACTTACCACCTCTAGCTTTATACCTCAAGCGCTAAAAACAATCAAAACGCGTAGTGCTCGCGACTTTTCCTGGCCTTACCTACTGCTGTTTGGTATTAGTGTCAGCCTGTGGGCGCTCTATGGCTTGCTGCGCAATGACGGGGTCATCATCGGCGCGAATCTGGTCACCCTATTGCTCATTTTGGTAATTGGAGCTGTGAAGGCACGCCATATC from Leptolyngbya sp. FACHB-261 includes these protein-coding regions:
- a CDS encoding SemiSWEET family sugar transporter, giving the protein MGLLSTSFPDDEIYARTYAKIAGVFRSGNGSLMLEIWTPWIGLIAALLTTSSFIPQALKTIKTRSARDFSWPYLLLFGISVSLWALYGLLRNDGVIIGANLVTLLLILVIGAVKARHI